CGTAGCTAGATTTCGTAACTTTGTTAAAAAGGACAATATATGTTATCAAAGAAGCTAGAAAAAGCGCTGAACAATCAAATACGAATAGAGGCTGAATCGTCTCAAGTTTATCTATCTATGGCTTCTTGGGCCGAAGTAAAGGGATTAGAGGGCGTAGCTGGATTCATGTACGGCCATTCAGACGAAGAACGCATGCATATGCTAAAATTGGTCAAATATGTAAACGAAAGAGGGGGACACGCCATTATTTCAGATTTGAAAGCACCAGAGACCGAGTTTGGAACGTTAACAAAAATGTTGCAAAAGCTTTACGATCATGAAGTTTTTGTTTCGCAAAGTATAAATGACCTGGTTCATGTTACTTTAGAGGAAAAGGACTATGCCACACACAATTTTCTACAGTGGTATGTAGCGGAGCAACTAGAAGAAGAAGCTTTGGCAAGAACCGTTCTGGATAAGATCAATTTGATAGGAAACGACAAAGGAGGACTATATCTTTTTGATAGGGACATTCAACAGTTAACTGTTGAGAGTGCTGCATCGGATACTGGTGGTGAATAATTTTAACAATCGAATTTATTTAGATTAATTTAAAATAAGTTATTTTTGGCTCATCTGTGTTTTGCGATGGGTAAAAAGAAAAAATCAAAAAAAAGCAATAAAGCCTTACTAAAGGAGCTAACGCCCACCAATTGTAAGACAAAATGTTGCAAAAAATACAAAAAGGCAGAGAGTAAACGCTGTAAGCGTTGCCCATGTTTTGACCTGCTTAAGAAAGTAGCATAAAAAAAAGCCACCTTATCGGTGGCTTTTGTATTTTCTGGCCATGATATTATTTCTTCATATCAGATTGCGTTACTTTACCAGTATTCTGAATCGAGAAAAAATCTGAATCCGATAGTGATAAATACTCTTTTGCTTTCTGAAAGTACAGTTCACTATGCGGCTTATCATGTGTACAGTTTTTAAGATGTTCTTTGTACGCATCCTTTTTACCTTTCATATACACCAGATAAGAGGTAAAGTTCATCTTCCCTAAATTTCGTTCATACATTCTCTGATCTACCCAATAATCCGATTCATCTTGATGACTTAAAAGTAAGAGTGATTGTTCGTAATCCGCATCGCGCTGGGCAAGCTTTTCGTAAAATCGAAATCCGTTTACCGTGTGGCCATGGTTTTGGGCAAACGTCCCAAACCAAGAGCTACAAGCAAGAACCACTAAGGGAAAACGAATTGCTTTCATTTATATTAATCTTTTCTATTTTAAGTTGGACGGAACACCGACCAAAATGTTGCGTGATTTCTCTTTAAATTAAAGTTAATTTATCAATGAAAAGAAAAAAGGGGGTCAAACACCCCCTTTATCGTTTATCTGTTAGTACGACTTATTTGCCTAACATCAAAAGTTCATTGCACTTGATCTCAGTGATATATCTTTTTTCACCATCCTTGGTCTCGTAAGAACGTGAAGTAAGTTTTCCTTCAATCGCGACTTCCTTGCCCTTTACCAAATAGTTTTCCACAATCTCGGCTGTTTTCTCCCAGGCAACGATATTATGCCATTGGGTATCCGTTACTTTTTCCCCCTCGGCGTTTTTATAGGATTCGTTTGTAGCTATTGAAAATTTTGCCAGTTTACTGCCATTTTCCAACAGTACGATTTCTGGGTCATTTCCTAGGTTTCCAATCAACTGTACTTTGTTTCTTAGTGAATTCATCTTTTTAAATTTTACATGTTAAACAGTTCATACTATCGAACGCTTATCATTCGACAGGGCAAACATAAGAGCAGTAAAAAACAGGAATCGGTTTTAAAACATTTGTTTTCGTTTGTAAACGGATGTAAATGTTTTAACTTAAAAAGAGCGGGGTGGATGTAAAAAACAAAGCAATTAGGAGCGACAATACTTATAGCGATTCGAAAGGGCGTTTACTTTTTGTCGTTTATTTAAACTTTAGAATTACAAAAGTCAATGTGAGGAGAACAATTATCGAAACCATTATGTTTCTATTCCAGTTAATTTGTGATTGTTCATGCTCAAGTTCAGACGTGCCAAACTTTGCAAAAACCCTCCAAAAAAACCCTCCAATATCTCTAAATATTCGCCACACTTGTTATCCCTTATTTTAAGCTTTAAAATTTACTCAAAGAATACTTCATTCAATTTCACCTTGTAAAATCATCTATTTCCCTAAAGATTTCTACGGAGATTCGTTTGCCCAAATCATGCATGGATCCCATTTGGCTATGATTGCCATCATGCCAAAATTTCTTCCAGTCATTTAGAGAATCCCATCTTGCTATTGTCTTTATTTCTTTGGTATCCTTATCGTTCTGCAACATAAAACTACCTCTTGCTCCTTCAACTTCTTTATGAATTCTATTCGTTGTTCTTTTCCATGTCTCGATGAAAAGCTCTAATTTTTCGGGCTCTACTTGCCAGCTATATAGTATTCGTATCATTTTATTATCATTTAAGGTCCATTAAAAATAATAGAGAAAGACGAAATGACTTAAATATACTATCAACTTTTAAAAATAGATATAAAATGGGATGACCAATATTTGTACCGCTCTCTCCAATTGGAAATATTGAGCTTATAGGTTTTAAATCTCTGTATAATCACGACAGCAATATGTAAATTAGAATGGTCAGCACCACCAAAATAATTCCAGCAAAATTGACCGAAGACCAACCTTTTTCAGCAGAATCTTCTGAGGTGTCTTCCAAAAAAACTGTTGTTGGGAATAATTTAGAAAACAAAAACATGATGAGAAAGTTTAATACAAATTCAATCCCCCATAAGTGAACAAAATGAATATCAACTTTTAAAATGAAGGTTGTTAGTATATAGAAGGTAAACCCAAAAAATAGTCCAGCTTTCGCACCGACCGTATTTATCTGTTTAATAAATATACCTGCTATAATGATTGAAGAAATGGGTATAAAGAAAATGCCATTTAATTCCTGTAAAAGAAAATAAAGCCCATCGGGAGCATAAGCTACCATAGGTGCAACAGTTATTGCGATAACTGCCAATAGCACTGATATCAATTTTCCGTAACGTACCAATTTTGCATCCGAAACGTTCTTATCAATGGATTTTTTATAGATGTCATAGCAGAATACAGTACTTGCGGAATTCAGTACGCTATTGAAGGTACTAAGAACCGCACCAAGAATAACTGCTGCAAAAAAACCGAATAAATACGTGGGGAGTACTTTTTTCACCAGCATGGGGTAAATCAAATCCGGTGTTTTATAATAAGCGTCTTGAAAATAGTAAAAGGCGATCAAGCCCGGCAATACAATGATCAATGGTACCAGAAGCTTAAGAACACCCGTATAAATGAGACCTTTTTGTGCTTCAACCAAATTCTTTGCTCCAAACGCTCTTTGAATGATGGCTTGGTTCATTCCCCAAAAATAAATTTGATTGATCATCAACCCAGTAAACAATACGGAGAAGGGCAAAACGGAATCTGGCTTTCCAATAATATCAAATTTATCGGGAGCAAAATTATATACCGTAGATAGTCCTTCAAGAATATTACCGCTACCAATTTCATACAAAGCAATTCCAGGTATCAATAAGCCGCCCAACATAAGCCCTACCCCATTTAAAGTGTCTGAATATGCAACGGCTTTTAATCCTCCAAAAATGGCATAAAAAGAGCCTATAACCCCAATGACCAAGACCATATAGATCATCGCCATTCTCCGTGGAACATTAAAAAGTGCAGAAAAATCGAAAACACTTTCAATGTTAATAGCGCCCGAGTACAGTACAATTGGCAACAGGGTGACCACAAAGGAAAGCATTAATAAAAAGGCCACTATAGAACGCGTGGTGCCATCAAAACGCTTTTCCAAGAACTCTGGGATAGTGGTTAAACCCATTCGGATAAACCGCGGCAAAAAGAAAATTGCAGCAATGACAAGCGCAATTGCTGAAGTAACCTCCCAAGCAATGACGATAATTCCATTTTTATATGAACTACCATTCATTCCGATCAAATGCTCGGTAGAAATATTTGTCAAGATCATTGACCCGGCAATTATGGGCCCTGTCAGACTTTTTCCTGCTAAAAAGTAGCCTTTTGCCGTTTTGAAATTATCTTTTCGAAGCTTATAAACCGTGTAAAAGATGACGAATAGCGTAAATCCAAAAAAGCCAATATATGCTGAGTTCATTCTGGCAGTTACCTAATTAGAACTTCAATGTTGCCGGTAAATATTTGGCAACCAAATCTTCATAATAAGGCTTTAAGGCTTTAGCATCAGGTGGTGTGGGTGCTTTTGAATATAAGTCGTATGGGTTGAATTTTTTTACCCACTCAAACATTTCATGGTCTTTTTTGTTCATTAAATGATCGTAAGCCCCTTCACGGTGTTGGGCATAAAACGAGTGGTAACGGATCATATAAAGTGCTGGTTCGGGCAAATAATCTTTCATGATTTGATAGAGGTATTCATCATGCCCCCAACTCATTTTTACATTATCCAACCCGCAATTTTCCTTGTATACCCCCAACTTACTTGTATATCTTTCGTCTTTTGAATCTGGATTCTCATCAAAAAATTCAGGATATACTATTTTATCCGAAAAGGCACATCCTACGGGAAAGGTATCGCCCACAACGGCCCACTGTGGTTCACCGAAGAGACAAAGTACTTTGCCCATATCGTGCAAGAAACCGGTCAATACAAACCAGTCGGGATGTCCATCTGCACGAATCGCTTCTGATGTTTGCAACAAGTGTTGCAATTGATCTAAATCGATATCTGGATCACTGTCATCGACAAGCGTATTAAGAAAATCGACAGCTTCCCAGAGTGTCATGGTACGTTTATCAAATTTTAGAAATTCCGCTTCCTTTTCTTTTACGAAACTGTAGGTCTGAAATTTATGGTTCAACCGATAGAATTCACGTACACCATCAACCCTTTCGGAATCTACATAATTTCTATAGTCTTCTTTCTCTTTTATGGTTTCGTCAGGGTCTGGGTAGCGTTGTAACAAATCGTCTTCCCAGTCATCCACATCGTTCATTGGCTGTCGAAGGTTCTTATTTTCAGATGGTTTCATAGACGCTGTATTTAGTTAATTTAGAAAAATGAAAGTACTATTTCGTAAACTTTACGATATGGAATATCATATCAAAAACATGGACATTTTAAAATTCCATGCTTTATAGCGATTTCGCTTGTACACTATTTTTAATCAGTTGGCTGGGCGGATAGCCAAATTGCTTTTTAAAACAACGACTGAAATACAAGGGATCGTTGAATCCTACTAAGACAGATACCTCAGAAACATTATATCTTCTGCTTTTCAACAACACTGCTGCCTGTTTTAAACGTATTGTTCGAATGAATTCATTAGGTGCCAAATCGGTTAATTCTTTGATTTTCCTATATAGTTTAGAAGAACTCATACCTAGTTCTTGGCACAGTAACGAAGTGGTCAAATCTGCTTCGCCAATTTTTTCATCAATCAGCCTGGTTATTCTTTTCATAAACTCTTCATCGATAGGCGAGTGCGTCAAAAGGGATATTTCGCTATCAACTTCACCAGAAAATTTAGCCTTCAGTTCTTTGCGTGAATTTATAATATTGACGATTCTTGTCTTTAGCAAAGCAGGATCAAAAGGTTTTACCATATAGCCGTCCGCACCCACATTGTATCCTTGCACTTTATCCTCATTTTCTGAGCGTGCCGTAAGCAAAATAACAGGAATATGGCTTATGGCTTGGTCTTGTTTCAGTTCTTCACAGAATTGTAGTCCATCCATGACAGGCATCATAATGTCCGCAACACATAGTATGGGCATTATCTTACGGCACATTAACAGGCCTTCTTCCCCATCCTCTGCACAATATACTTTATAGTATTCCGAAAGATACTCCTCAATATAATTACGCAATTCAATATTATCTTCTATAATGAGTATTTTCTCTTTAATATGGGTCGATTGTACTATCTTCTTCTTATGGGCCGTTTTTCCTAATGTCTTTATACTCGACCCTTTTACCGATATATTACGTATTTCACTATCATCAAAGTACTTTCGTTTTATAGGCAACTTCACTGTAAAAATTGACCCCTTGTTAGGCTCACTTTGAAGTAAAATTGTTCCCTTATGTACCTCAACAAGGGACTTTACCAATGAGAGGCCAATACCTGAACCAGTAGTACTATCTTTACTGTTTCTTGCTTGGTAAAAGCGTGAAAAAATGTTTTTTTGAGCCGATTGTGGTATACCAATACCATTATCGCTGACTTCGAGCAGTAAATGCTTTTTTGAATCGTCGGCAAACCCCACAAATAGGTCTACACTACCATTACTATCAGTAAATTTTATCGCATTGGATAAAAGATTGTACAGTATCTTATCCAATTTGTCCTTGTCTATCCATCCAGTTATAATGTCATACTCACAATTAAAGTTGAACGATATATTCTTGCTGATGGCCCAATCTTTAAATGAGTCAAAAATATCCTGACATTGCTGTAGTATATCGATTTGACTAACTTTTAGGCTCAACTCTCCTGTTTGCGCCTTTCTAAAGTCCAATATTTGGTTGACCAGGTTTAGCAATCGATTGGCATTTTGATGGATAAGCTGGGAACGTGACTCCAAAAAATGATTTTGTATTTCGGTCGACTTTTTAACAAGATCTTTGGCCGGCCCTAAAATCAACGTCAGAGGTGTTCTAAGTTCGTGTGAAATGTTGGTGAAAAATCGAAATTTTTCATTGTTCAGTTTTTCAATGCGCTCTTGTTTTATTTTTTCAAAAAGCAATGCTTGACGCAGACGAGATTTATTCTTTAATTCCCGTCGAACAACAAAAAACACAATCAACAAAACAAAAAATGTGATCAATAAAGCTTCCGGAGTTAACCAAAATGGTGATTTTATAGTGACATCATAAGTAGCCAAATCACTCCAATATCCATTGCTATTGCTGGAACGTAGCTTGAAGGTGTACTTGTCGGGATAAAGGTTCGTGTACTGTACGGTTCTCGAATTGCTTCCAACACTGATCCAATCTTCATCAAAACCTTCTAGCATGTACTCGTATTTGTTCAAACGTTCATTGGAGAAAGAAGGGTTGGAGAATTGTAGTGAAAAATTGCGGTTATTATAATTGAGATCGACCTTTTTTCCATAATTAAGATCTTGTATATCAAATTTTTGCTTATTGATCTCGACCCCTGGATGTACTACTTTGTTCTGTACTTTAAATTCTGTGACAAACGGTTTTGGCGACCATTGGTTTTCTTTTAAGTTGTAAGGTGAAAAATGAATGACCCCATTCTTGCCTCCAAGAAAGATGTCTGAGCCTGGCACATGATAAAACCCACTTGAACTGAACACATCCAGTCGGTTTCCGCTATTGGTATTATAAACACTGACCTCGTTATCCTGTGTGTCCAATTTGGCAATACTGTTGTTCATGTTCAACCAGAGCATATCATTGGCATCGATTAGCATATCGGTTATCCATTTACCAGATAGCTCCAAAGGACCATCAAACTTCTCAAAAACGTCTTCTTTTGAATTATAATAACTAAGACCAAGTCTTGTCGCGGCCCACAGATTATTCTGGGTGTCTATAATGATATCGCTTACGTTATCATGAGGTAGACCTTCTGGATAATTTGTAGAAGCCCTATAGTTTGTGATATTATTTGTTATCAAATCTAAACTTGCAACACCATCTTCAGTAGCGAACCATACCTTCTTATTATTGTTCTCAACTACTATTTTATTTATGGACCGCCCGGGAAGCAACCTTCCCATGTCTTGAATAGGAGTCAATGTTTTTTTGTCAAACAAAAGTGCCCCGCCCTCAAAAGAACCGGCTATCATAGCAGTATTACTGTACTTGCTAAATGTAAGTACCGATGAGCTTTGAAATCCTAAATCTACATCTCTCCCAGTATTGTTAACATAGTCGTACACCAAAATACGACCGTCCCAAAGCCCACAATAGAAAACTTTACCATCTTCGGAATAGATGCTGGCAATATCATATTTTTTGTCGAAAAGAGGCAAAATCCCATCTTCGTACATGATGAACAACCCATTGTGCCTAGTAGCTACGATTACCTTATCATCGTATGTTTTTGAAAATCCACGTATTCGAGGAACTTGATTGTCGATGTGCAATGAGATGCTCTTATTAAGCTTGAACTGGTTTTTGTATGGGTCATATTTATCAAGACCGTCTTCGGTGCCTATCCACAGCACTCCAGAAGTATCAAAATAAAGTGCATAGACGAGATTGTCCACAACAGAACTATCATCTGAAAGTATGGTGTAGTGCCAATCGAAATTTCCATCTGCTACATCTTCCAGTTGGTTACAAGTGAGAAGACCACCCAAGGTACCAACCCAATATTGCCCTTCTGGGGAACGCGCCACAGAAATAAAATGAGGGCCCAATTGTTCTCTAACTCCTCTATCTTGGATATATAGATCTTTAAAAACATTTTCTTCCTTATCTAATTTATAAAGACCATTTCGTGTACCTATGAAGATGTCAGATTTATGGTCTTGATAAATAAAATTCAAATAAGGGTTTTGTTCTTCTAGACCAGCAGTGGCTAACGTATACTGGAATATCTGATTACTATTGCCATCACTATTCAAAACTATCCTTGCCACAGATTTTTTACCGTACGTACCGACCCAAATATTTCCTTCGTGATCTTCAAAGATTTCCTTGACGTATTTGAATCCGTCGATATCAATCTTTATGAAACTATCCTCAATTCGCGAGTACCTGTACAGTCCGCGGGTCTTTGTACCGACCCATACTCTCTTTTTACTATCTACAAGCACAGAACGTATTTCGCTATCGCCCAAACTATCTGGATTACCCGCCTCTGGCAAAAACGTTCGAAAGGAATGTCGCTCTAGATTCAAATGTGTCAATCCATTTCTGGTACCGATCCAAAGTTCATTCGAATCGCTATCGAACTCCAATGCTGTGATATCATCATTATTGAGTCCGTATGTATTGGTCACGCTACTCAAGTAAGGTTTGAACTGGTATCCATCAAAACGATTGAGACCCGAAAATGTACCCAACCATAAAAAACCGTTGTTGTCCTGTGTGATGTGGCGAACAGAATTATGGGACAACCCATCATTATCATTGTAATGTTCAAACTTGATATTCTGCGAATTCCCTATGAAACACAGAAATAGTATGGAAATCAATTCTTTCCGGTACAGTCTTTCACAAAATTGGAACAGCAAATGCATAGTGTAATTTACAATTTATCAATCACTTACTACTGATTTTTCGGCATCCAACCGTTCTATGGTTCCAGTTTTCAAATCAATGGTAAAATTATTGGAGGGTTCACCGTTAAAAGAGCTATAAAAAATACTTGACCAGGACCGTAGGTTTTCCTCTTCTGAATTTTGCCACTGTTCGCACAACAGTTCATATAGTTTCAGTCGATGAGCGCCTATTTCTGAAAAAGCAAGCTCATCCGCCTTATACATTTTATAAAAATCAAGAACCATATCAAAACCAGTCCATTCTTCAAAATCCGCAATGGTAACATCGATTGAATCCAGTTGGGTTGAAAGTTCACCGAAATTTACGGTACTCTCAGAGAGTAATTCTTTTCCCGATTTTAATACCATGTTATCCACAAATTGTTTGGGCCAATCATCTGGAATAAATCGAAAACGAATCAATTCATGTAAATGCCAATCGGTGAAGTCTTTATAGTTTTTTGAACTTAAGATATCCTTGTCCCAAATTCGCGTATCCTGATTGTTTTTCAAATGTTTGTGTTCGTTGTAATACAATGAAAACAACGAGTTAAATTCGGAAACATCATGTAATGGAACAGTTTCAACTTGATATTCATGCGCGGAGTTTAAAGTCAATATCTTGTAAGCCGATGGATAAGCGGCCAGTGATGGGGTCTGTATATTAAAGAGAGTGTTATCTTTTGCTGAGGTATGCACTCCTGTATCATTTAGATGCATATGACCCCCAAAATGGATTTGTAGTCCGGCATCGGCAAAAATTTCTGCTACTTCCTTGTCCGGAATCCTTCGAGACTGCATTTTATCGATTCCAAAAAGAGTTTTAATTGCTTCTGATGCTCCATCGTTGAATTCTACCATTGGGTAATGACTAAAAGCAATCAGATTTTTATCCCTCAGCTTGGCTTCATTGGATACTTTCCTCACCCATTCGACCAAATGTTTTTTATGTACAATAACATCATTATAGCCAATGCTTGCTCCATGAAAATGAGTGGACGCATTCGTGTCGTTTGCCATATTTTCTTTTGGCACATATACATTGCCATCGATTGCCAAAAGCCATATTCCTGGAACAGGTTCCACCAAATAGCTCACATCTGGAATGGGACTATTCGTATTTGATATACGATACACTCTTTTTGTCAATGGCGCTTCATCGCTCGCCTTATTGTGCGTATAATCATCATATGAGTAAGTGCTGTAGGGAGTTTCCCAATACAAAAACTCTTTTTTTGGATAAAACCCAAAATCAGCCAGTTCATCGATAATCTCTTGATATCCCCATTCTTTGATGTCCTGGGTAATAACAGGGGTCAATACCCCTGTTTTAGAGCGTTGAACCATACTCGAATCACTATAGATAGCTTGTTCCCGACCATCTTCTCCAAGAAAATCCGTTTTGCCGGCATCTTGGGTAAATGGTCTTACAGGATCATGGTTTCCCGTAGTCATTAAAAATTGAATCCCATGGGTTTTTGAATAGTCTTTTAGTATTTTCTGAAGTGCCCTAACATTCATAGGTTGTCCATCATCGGTAAAATCACCAGGAAGAACTACTAGCTTAATATTTCTTTTCGCTATATCTTCTAATGCTGTGGTAAAGGCAAAATAGTTTTCATTGAACAAGCGGGTAGAGCGTAATTGCGCTCCCATGGTTCTAATTGTATTATGTCTACCGGTTTCCGAATTTAAAACACCTTTGTAATCGGTATCTGAAAATTCCGCATATATATCCTGAAGGTGTATATCTGCCAAAAATGCAATTTTCCTTGCTTCTTTTTGTTCCCTCTTTTTTTCACAAGACAAGGGGAGCACTAAAAGGACAAGGAAAAATCTTCCTAGCATAATTTTACCTCTGAATCCGCTCATAGACACCTTTTTCAAAATATACTTGATAATCCGAAGAAAATAAGGTTGTTGGAATATAGTAATCCGTAGAAATAATCTGCGCTCCAGAAGCTTTTGCTTTTTCAAATCGGGTATAGTCGTTGCTACGTGCCTCCTTAGTTCCGGCATCTGCCCTTGTGCGCACCAAATAGCCTTTTGCAACCAAGGTCTTGATGTGGTCAAAATCTTTTATTGGGTCATTGATGATGCGAAATGCCGCCTCAGGATTTCCTTCGGGAATATTCACAAACAATATTCTATTTTTCAAAGATGGATGCTCGTCGATATAGGCATTGATTTTTCTTTCCTTTTCATCAAGTACAAAAATAAATCTGCCTTTCATAGCCTTTAAATTTGGCCATCCCCTTGTGGTTATGGCTTTTTCCAAACTATTATAATTACCACGTACCATATCGGGCGTAATGAGTTTATCTTTAGGTAGAACACTAGTGATTTCTAAATCCAAACTATCCAAAGCCGCTTTTGTAAACGGCAACGGTTCGGTAGTTTGTGGTACGCTACTATCTTTTGCATTGATCAGTATAAAGATAGGACAGTGATCTGGATTTTTATCAGACCATTTTTTTAATTCGCGAAGCCCATTTTTAAACAATAATTGATGGCTTCTAAAATCAATATCTTGGATATGGAACATTTTTAGGCCAGGTTCTTTCAACTCAGAATTTATATCAAAGGGCAAGGGAGTTTCCCCGGTTTGCTTTATGATGGCAATGCCTTTTGGTTTGGCATATCTGCCACCTATGGGATCATGAAAAATATCAAGTTCTAAGTTGCGTAAACCTAAATCCAATTGATCTGTTAATGATGGATGGTCGTACTGTAAAGACTTTGCCATTGTTGAATCCAATTTAAAAAGGTAGTTCCATAATGGTTTTTCAATAGCAATTTTATAACTATTGTGACTGCCAATAACCTGAATGTCGTTCAAGGCGATTTCTGATTGACCATATCCACTTGAATGTAACAGAAAAATCAAGAAGAATAGATGGAGTTTTTCTTTGAAACACATTACCTGCTAATTCTTATTTTGATTCTACGAATTCTACGTTGGTCAATTTAACCACAATAGGATTGGGCCAAATTTTATCATTGTAAAGTCTTTGTGCTTTACTTATTGAGATTTCCAATAAATCTTCATGTTGAACAAATCTTGATTTGGGAATATTTTCAGGCCAATATTCAACTACAAGATCATTTTGTCCCAATACCGAAATTGTTGTATTCGATGTTGCTTTCAGATTTTTTATCAGAAAGTTTCGCCGTCTTCCTTTGAACCAATCTTTTTGCTCGGTTACAAATGCGTACACAGCGTTCTCATCTTCGTTTTGGGTGAA
The nucleotide sequence above comes from Flagellimonas sp. HMM57. Encoded proteins:
- a CDS encoding ferritin, with the protein product MLSKKLEKALNNQIRIEAESSQVYLSMASWAEVKGLEGVAGFMYGHSDEERMHMLKLVKYVNERGGHAIISDLKAPETEFGTLTKMLQKLYDHEVFVSQSINDLVHVTLEEKDYATHNFLQWYVAEQLEEEALARTVLDKINLIGNDKGGLYLFDRDIQQLTVESAASDTGGE
- a CDS encoding single-stranded DNA-binding protein; translation: MNSLRNKVQLIGNLGNDPEIVLLENGSKLAKFSIATNESYKNAEGEKVTDTQWHNIVAWEKTAEIVENYLVKGKEVAIEGKLTSRSYETKDGEKRYITEIKCNELLMLGK
- a CDS encoding antibiotic biosynthesis monooxygenase, producing the protein MIRILYSWQVEPEKLELFIETWKRTTNRIHKEVEGARGSFMLQNDKDTKEIKTIARWDSLNDWKKFWHDGNHSQMGSMHDLGKRISVEIFREIDDFTR
- a CDS encoding solute:sodium symporter family transporter, producing the protein MNSAYIGFFGFTLFVIFYTVYKLRKDNFKTAKGYFLAGKSLTGPIIAGSMILTNISTEHLIGMNGSSYKNGIIVIAWEVTSAIALVIAAIFFLPRFIRMGLTTIPEFLEKRFDGTTRSIVAFLLMLSFVVTLLPIVLYSGAINIESVFDFSALFNVPRRMAMIYMVLVIGVIGSFYAIFGGLKAVAYSDTLNGVGLMLGGLLIPGIALYEIGSGNILEGLSTVYNFAPDKFDIIGKPDSVLPFSVLFTGLMINQIYFWGMNQAIIQRAFGAKNLVEAQKGLIYTGVLKLLVPLIIVLPGLIAFYYFQDAYYKTPDLIYPMLVKKVLPTYLFGFFAAVILGAVLSTFNSVLNSASTVFCYDIYKKSIDKNVSDAKLVRYGKLISVLLAVIAITVAPMVAYAPDGLYFLLQELNGIFFIPISSIIIAGIFIKQINTVGAKAGLFFGFTFYILTTFILKVDIHFVHLWGIEFVLNFLIMFLFSKLFPTTVFLEDTSEDSAEKGWSSVNFAGIILVVLTILIYILLS
- a CDS encoding inositol oxygenase family protein is translated as MKPSENKNLRQPMNDVDDWEDDLLQRYPDPDETIKEKEDYRNYVDSERVDGVREFYRLNHKFQTYSFVKEKEAEFLKFDKRTMTLWEAVDFLNTLVDDSDPDIDLDQLQHLLQTSEAIRADGHPDWFVLTGFLHDMGKVLCLFGEPQWAVVGDTFPVGCAFSDKIVYPEFFDENPDSKDERYTSKLGVYKENCGLDNVKMSWGHDEYLYQIMKDYLPEPALYMIRYHSFYAQHREGAYDHLMNKKDHEMFEWVKKFNPYDLYSKAPTPPDAKALKPYYEDLVAKYLPATLKF
- a CDS encoding hybrid sensor histidine kinase/response regulator transcription factor translates to MHLLFQFCERLYRKELISILFLCFIGNSQNIKFEHYNDNDGLSHNSVRHITQDNNGFLWLGTFSGLNRFDGYQFKPYLSSVTNTYGLNNDDITALEFDSDSNELWIGTRNGLTHLNLERHSFRTFLPEAGNPDSLGDSEIRSVLVDSKKRVWVGTKTRGLYRYSRIEDSFIKIDIDGFKYVKEIFEDHEGNIWVGTYGKKSVARIVLNSDGNSNQIFQYTLATAGLEEQNPYLNFIYQDHKSDIFIGTRNGLYKLDKEENVFKDLYIQDRGVREQLGPHFISVARSPEGQYWVGTLGGLLTCNQLEDVADGNFDWHYTILSDDSSVVDNLVYALYFDTSGVLWIGTEDGLDKYDPYKNQFKLNKSISLHIDNQVPRIRGFSKTYDDKVIVATRHNGLFIMYEDGILPLFDKKYDIASIYSEDGKVFYCGLWDGRILVYDYVNNTGRDVDLGFQSSSVLTFSKYSNTAMIAGSFEGGALLFDKKTLTPIQDMGRLLPGRSINKIVVENNNKKVWFATEDGVASLDLITNNITNYRASTNYPEGLPHDNVSDIIIDTQNNLWAATRLGLSYYNSKEDVFEKFDGPLELSGKWITDMLIDANDMLWLNMNNSIAKLDTQDNEVSVYNTNSGNRLDVFSSSGFYHVPGSDIFLGGKNGVIHFSPYNLKENQWSPKPFVTEFKVQNKVVHPGVEINKQKFDIQDLNYGKKVDLNYNNRNFSLQFSNPSFSNERLNKYEYMLEGFDEDWISVGSNSRTVQYTNLYPDKYTFKLRSSNSNGYWSDLATYDVTIKSPFWLTPEALLITFFVLLIVFFVVRRELKNKSRLRQALLFEKIKQERIEKLNNEKFRFFTNISHELRTPLTLILGPAKDLVKKSTEIQNHFLESRSQLIHQNANRLLNLVNQILDFRKAQTGELSLKVSQIDILQQCQDIFDSFKDWAISKNISFNFNCEYDIITGWIDKDKLDKILYNLLSNAIKFTDSNGSVDLFVGFADDSKKHLLLEVSDNGIGIPQSAQKNIFSRFYQARNSKDSTTGSGIGLSLVKSLVEVHKGTILLQSEPNKGSIFTVKLPIKRKYFDDSEIRNISVKGSSIKTLGKTAHKKKIVQSTHIKEKILIIEDNIELRNYIEEYLSEYYKVYCAEDGEEGLLMCRKIMPILCVADIMMPVMDGLQFCEELKQDQAISHIPVILLTARSENEDKVQGYNVGADGYMVKPFDPALLKTRIVNIINSRKELKAKFSGEVDSEISLLTHSPIDEEFMKRITRLIDEKIGEADLTTSLLCQELGMSSSKLYRKIKELTDLAPNEFIRTIRLKQAAVLLKSRRYNVSEVSVLVGFNDPLYFSRCFKKQFGYPPSQLIKNSVQAKSL